Genomic segment of Pochonia chlamydosporia 170 chromosome 1, whole genome shotgun sequence:
CGGCGATAGAGTTCAGAATGTGATCCATCTGTGCTGTCTCCGCCTCCTTATTGGCATTGTTCTCCTCCTTGAGTAACACGGAGAGCACCTCAATCGGAGGATTCAAGCCAAGACGGTGCGCTCTTTGCCACCTCTTCATTCGATCGATTCCAATGCAAGGCTACAATCAGTCAGAAAACACATAATCTTGCAAAATCGCACTGCTGAATCAACACTTACCCCATATTGAGAGCTAACATCAAAGTATCGCAAAACCTTGTCGTTCACAGACAGGCCCTCCTGGTGCACCCTTGGCGCCTTGCGCTCCTTTTCAATACCCTTCCAGTACTTGTCGATTTGCGAGTTTGTaagcttctcagcctttATCTCTGCTTCAGATTTTTCAGGAACTTCCTCCTTGATCTCAGGCTCTTCCtgatcatcatcttcctgcTCGTCTACAGGGTCTTCAACAACCTCTTccaccttcttctcggcgGGTTTCGTTCTCTCGGGAACTTCGATCTTGGTGGTCGTCGGCTTTACTAGAGTATCTTTTACATCTTTCGGTACGCTCTTGGTGACTTTGTTGGCGAAGCTGATTGTTGATTGACCTTTTGTAGGGCCGGTGCGGCCGCGGGTTGCGCCTGTTGATCGTCGAGTGGTGGGCATGATGTTGCAGTGATGTTCCCTGGGAACTGTGGAAGGATATGGTTATATTAGACAATATTCTGGTATTAAACGATTCGCATATGTCTAACGATCGGGTTTA
This window contains:
- a CDS encoding DNA polymerase delta subunit 4 (similar to Metarhizium acridum CQMa 102 XP_007809974.1), which translates into the protein MPTTRRSTGATRGRTGPTKGQSTISFANKVTKSVPKDVKDTLVKPTTTKIEVPERTKPAEKKVEEVVEDPVDEQEDDDQEEPEIKEEVPEKSEAEIKAEKLTNSQIDKYWKGIEKERKAPRVHQEGLSVNDKVLRYFDVSSQYGPCIGIDRMKRWQRAHRLGLNPPIEVLSVLLKEENNANKEAETAQMDHILNSIAVGS